The following are from one region of the Magallana gigas chromosome 6, xbMagGiga1.1, whole genome shotgun sequence genome:
- the LOC105323459 gene encoding limbic system-associated membrane protein isoform X2, whose amino-acid sequence MLRERMELTQRWSFVILSFSCLILMTPISGYINAPSFHETEPNVTVHSGELAILRCTIENLGPKTVSWRKLGPNYLLTIGDMVYMSSHKIDIQHKRDWKGLNHWNLIIKRVAPDDAGLYECQVSSAQQLVYYVQLNVLDSPPEPSAGLTLEGRNIVNFNEPINLTCLVRGENRAPEDVDWFFNGIKIVSGSSRWRNRVYITRERETYKKEFKSQLLIDNSNFSDTGVFVCRASADLVKSIAVSVLEAPSLKPKKNRDVTGNNIHGKFISDEKNSSKMLHGFSLQLTFIIQLIIQTWSR is encoded by the exons ATGTTACGTGAAAGGATGGAATTAACCCAGCGATGGAGCTTCGTCATTCTCTCTTTTAGTTGTCTGATTTTGATGACGCCTATTTCAG gttacaTCAATGCTCCATCATTCCACGAGACAGAACCTAACGTCACAGTCCATTCTGGAGAACTAGCGATACTAAGGTGTACTATTGAAAACCTGGGACCAAAAACA GTATCATGGCGTAAACTTGGTCCCAACTATCTGTTGACGATTGGTGATATGGTGTACATGTCCAGTCATAAGATTGACATCCAGCATAAGAGGGACTGGAAGGGCCTGAACCACTGGAACCTGATCATTAAGCGGGTGGCGCCGGATGACGCCGGGTTGTACGAGTGTCAGGTGTCGTCTGCTCAGCAACTGGTCTACTACGTGCAGCTAAACGTTCTCG attcgCCCCCCGAGCCCTCCGCAG GTTTGACACTTGAAGGTAGAAACATAGTGAACTTCAATGAACCGATTAACCTGACCTGTCTTGTAAGGGGAGAGAACCGCGCACCGGAGGATGTTGATTGGTTTTTTAATGGCATCAAAATAGTCTCTGGCAGCAGTCGTTGGCGCAATAGAGTCTATATCACAAGAGAACGAGAGACCTATAAAAAGGAGTTCAAAAGCCAACTTCTGATTGATAACAGTAACTTCAGCGACACAGGTGTGTTTGTGTGTCGGGCGAGCGCCGACCTCGTGAAAAGCATCGCTGTCAGTGTTCTTGAGG CCCCATCTCTCAAGCCAAAGAAGAACAGAGATGTAACGGGAAATAACA TACACGGGAAGTTCATATCAGATGAGAAAAATTCCAGCAAAATGCTGCACGGATTTAGTCTTCAATTGActtttataattcaattaatAATACAAACTTGGAGTAGATGA
- the LOC105323459 gene encoding limbic system-associated membrane protein isoform X1 — protein MLRERMELTQRWSFVILSFSCLILMTPISGYINAPSFHETEPNVTVHSGELAILRCTIENLGPKTVSWRKLGPNYLLTIGDMVYMSSHKIDIQHKRDWKGLNHWNLIIKRVAPDDAGLYECQVSSAQQLVYYVQLNVLDSPPEPSAGTIHYISGAFLVMTANTGLTLEGRNIVNFNEPINLTCLVRGENRAPEDVDWFFNGIKIVSGSSRWRNRVYITRERETYKKEFKSQLLIDNSNFSDTGVFVCRASADLVKSIAVSVLEAPSLKPKKNRDVTGNNIHGKFISDEKNSSKMLHGFSLQLTFIIQLIIQTWSR, from the exons ATGTTACGTGAAAGGATGGAATTAACCCAGCGATGGAGCTTCGTCATTCTCTCTTTTAGTTGTCTGATTTTGATGACGCCTATTTCAG gttacaTCAATGCTCCATCATTCCACGAGACAGAACCTAACGTCACAGTCCATTCTGGAGAACTAGCGATACTAAGGTGTACTATTGAAAACCTGGGACCAAAAACA GTATCATGGCGTAAACTTGGTCCCAACTATCTGTTGACGATTGGTGATATGGTGTACATGTCCAGTCATAAGATTGACATCCAGCATAAGAGGGACTGGAAGGGCCTGAACCACTGGAACCTGATCATTAAGCGGGTGGCGCCGGATGACGCCGGGTTGTACGAGTGTCAGGTGTCGTCTGCTCAGCAACTGGTCTACTACGTGCAGCTAAACGTTCTCG attcgCCCCCCGAGCCCTCCGCAGGTACGATACATTACATTTCTGGCGCGTTTTTGGTAATGACCGCCAACACAG GTTTGACACTTGAAGGTAGAAACATAGTGAACTTCAATGAACCGATTAACCTGACCTGTCTTGTAAGGGGAGAGAACCGCGCACCGGAGGATGTTGATTGGTTTTTTAATGGCATCAAAATAGTCTCTGGCAGCAGTCGTTGGCGCAATAGAGTCTATATCACAAGAGAACGAGAGACCTATAAAAAGGAGTTCAAAAGCCAACTTCTGATTGATAACAGTAACTTCAGCGACACAGGTGTGTTTGTGTGTCGGGCGAGCGCCGACCTCGTGAAAAGCATCGCTGTCAGTGTTCTTGAGG CCCCATCTCTCAAGCCAAAGAAGAACAGAGATGTAACGGGAAATAACA TACACGGGAAGTTCATATCAGATGAGAAAAATTCCAGCAAAATGCTGCACGGATTTAGTCTTCAATTGActtttataattcaattaatAATACAAACTTGGAGTAGATGA